A genome region from Gadus chalcogrammus isolate NIFS_2021 chromosome 7, NIFS_Gcha_1.0, whole genome shotgun sequence includes the following:
- the LOC130386014 gene encoding argininosuccinate lyase-like has translation MLLLHVNVELEFDGISINSMDATGQRDFVAEFLFWASLCLTHLSKMAGDLLLYSTKEFSFIALADAYSTGSSLMQQKKNADRLELIRSKAGRVLGSCAGFMMTIKGLPSSYNKDLQIRTCAGVNRNVQSLLLESGAPPPPLAVGSKIDPRWLFDCFDTLHGALRVTTGVMSTLKLPFREAHGLSGRAVFQAESKNVPLNQLTVEDLAAISPLFDRDVAAVWDYTSSVEQYSAPGGTARSSVTAQVQHLRRWLQDHTQ, from the exons ATGTTGCTTCTCCATGTGAATGTAGAGTTGGAGTTTGACGGCATCAGCATCAACAGCATGGACGCCACGGGCCAGAGGGATTTCGTCG CTGAGTTTCTCTTCTGGGCGTCGCTGTGTCTCACTCACCTCAGCAAGATGGCGGGGGACCTGCTGCTCTACAGCACCAAGGAGTTCTCCTTCATCGCTCTCGCTGACGCATACAG tactgGGAGCAGCCTGATGCAACAGAAGAAGAATGCAGACAGGCTGGAACTGATTCGGAGCAAAGCAGGTCGTGTTCTTGGCAGT tgtgcagGGTTCATGATGACCATCAAAGGCTTACCGAGCTCCTACAACAAGGACCTCCAGATACGCACATGTGCAGGAGTGAACAGGAATGTCCAGAGCTTGCTGTTGGAGTCtggtgctcccccccccccgctagcGGTTGGATCCAAGATCGATCCAAGATGGCT GTTTGACTGCTTTGACACCCTTCACGGGGCCCTTCGGGTGACCACGGGAGTGATGTCCACTCTCAAG CTGCCCTTCAGAGAGGCCCACGGACTCTCTGGAAGAGCCGTCTTCCAGGCAGAGTCTAAGAACGTCCCTCTGAACCAGCTGACTGTGGAGGACCTCGCCGCTATAAG CCCCCTGTTTGACCGCGACGTGGCGGCCGTGTGGGACTACACCAGCAGTGTGGAGCAGTACAGCGCCCCCGGTGGCACGGCCCGGAGCAGCGTCACAGCGCAGGTGCAACACCTGAGGAGATGGCTGCAGGACCACACCCAGTGA